One window of Amaranthus tricolor cultivar Red isolate AtriRed21 chromosome 11, ASM2621246v1, whole genome shotgun sequence genomic DNA carries:
- the LOC130827834 gene encoding phosphoglucomutase, cytoplasmic: MATFKVSRIDTKPYDGQKPGTSGLRKKVKVFAQPHYLQNFVQATFNALTADRIKGKTLVVSGDGRYYSKDAIQIIIKMSAANGVKRVWVGQSGLLSTPAVSAVIRERVGKDGSKASGAFILTASHNPGGPTEDFGIKYNMENGGPAPEGVTDKIYENSTTIKEYLIAEDLPDVDISKIGSTSFSGPDGEFEVEIFDSTDTYVKLMKSIFDFEAIKKLLACPKFTFCYDALHGVAGVYAKRIFIEELGASESSLLNCTPKEDFGGGHPDPNLTYAKELVQRMGLSKSNSESEPPEFGAAADGDADRNMILGKRFFVTPSDSVAIIAANAVEAIPYFSGGLKGVARSMPTSAALDVVAKALNLKFFEVPTGWKFFGNLMDAGQCSVCGEESFGTGSDHVREKDGIWAVLAWLSILAQKNKYKLDGEKLVTVEDIVRQHWATYGRHYYTRYDYENVDAGGAKELMAHLVNLQSDLPQVNKIVKKVNSAVSNVINADEFEYTDPVDGSISKHQGIRYLFEDGSRLVFRLSGTGSEGATIRVYIEQYENDSSKTGRDSQEALKPLVEVALELSKMQEFTGRSEPTVIT, translated from the exons ATGGCCACCTTCAAAGTTTCGCGCATTGATACCAAACCTTATGATGGTCAAAAACCAGGCACTTCTGGTCTTCGGAAGAAG GTCAAAGTTTTTGCACAACCTCATTACTTACAAAATTTTGTTCAAGCCACTTTCAATGCCCTCACAGCTGATAGGATTAAAG GTAAAACACTTGTTGTTTCAGGCGATGGACGTTATTACTCCAAAGATGCTATCCAG ATAATTATTAAGATGTCTGCTGCAAATGGAGTCAAACGTGTTTGGGTTGGTCAAAGTGGGTTGCTTTCAACGCCTGCTGTGTCAGCTGTCATACGTGAAAGAGTTGGAAAAGAT GGATCTAAGGCTTCTGGGGCGTTCATATTAACTGCTAGTCACAATCCTGGAGGCCCTACTGAG GACTTTGGAATAAAGTATAATATGGAAAATGGAGGACCTGCTCCAGAGGGAGTCACTGACAAGATTTATGAGAACTCAACTACCATAAAGGAGTACCTGATTGCTGAAGATCTAcctgat GTTGATATCTCTAAAATAGGCTCAACCAGCTTCTCTGGGCCCGATGGAGAGTTCGAGGTTGAAATCTTTGATTCAACTGATACCTACGTGAAGTTGATGAA gtcaatttttgattttgaggcAATTAAAAAGCTGCTTGCATGTCCGAAATTTACATTCTG TTATGATGCTCTTCATGGAGTTGCTGGTGTTTATGCTAAGCGTatttttatagaagaacttggTGCTAGTGAGAGTTCACTGTTGAATTGTACACCAAAG GAAGATTTTGGGGGTGGGCATCCTGATCCTAACTTGACTTACGCAAAGGAGTTAGTTCAACGCATGGGATTGAGTAAATCAAACTCAGAAAGTGAACCGCCTGAATTTGGTGCTGCTGCTGATGGTGATGCTGACCGTAATATGATCCTTGGTAAAAG GTTTTTTGTGACCCCATCAGATTCTGTTGCTATTATTGCTGCTAATGCAGTAGAAGCAATTCCATACTTCTCTGGTGGTCTGAAGGGAGTTGCCAG GAGCATGCCTACTTCTGCTGCTCTGGATGTTGTTGCTAAAGCTCTAAATTTGAAGTTCTTTGAG GTGCCCACTGGCTGGAAATTTTTTGGTAATCTGATGGATGCAGGACAATGTTCAGTGTGTGGTGAAGAGAGTTTCGGAACTG GCTCTGATCATGTACGTGAAAAGGATGGAATTTGGGCTGTATTGGCCTGGCTATCTATTCTTGCTCAGAAGAACAAATATAAACTCGACGGTGAAAAGCTTGTGACTGTTGAAGACATTGTTCGTCAGCATTGGGCCACCTATGGTCGGCACTATTACACAAGATATGATTATGAG AATGTTGACGCAGGTGGTGCAAAAGAACTAATGGCACATTTGGTCAATCTGCAATCAGATCTTCCTCAAGTTAACAA GATTGTGAAGAAAGTAAATTCAGCAGTGTCCAATGTGATTAATGCTGATGAGTTTGAATACACTGATCCTGTTGATGGTTCAATTTCTAAGCATCAGGGTATTCGCTATCTGTTTGAAGATGGCTCACGATTG GTATTCCGCCTTTCTGGAACTGGCTCTGAGGGAGCGACAATCCGTGTGTACATTGAACAATATGAAAATGACTCCTCAAAAACTGGCAGAGATTCTCAAGAAGCACTTAAACCTCTT GTGGAAGTTGCTCTAGAGCTTTCTAAGATGCAAGAATTCACTGGGAGGTCTGAGCCAACTGTTATCACATAA